The following nucleotide sequence is from Nycticebus coucang isolate mNycCou1 chromosome 8, mNycCou1.pri, whole genome shotgun sequence.
CTGTAACCTGCACTGGAGTGTTGGCAGGAGCCACCTTTGCTATATCCTTAACTAGCCGCTTGTCGAAACTAGGAAAAGAGGTCGATCCCCCAGCAAGGAGAATATTGGAGAAGAGGGAATTCCTCAGATCTGTATCACATTTCATTATGCTATTGAAGCACATCTTATCTATGCCAGGGGCCTCAAGGCTCACCAGGCGTGGAGAGAAGAGGGCCTCTGGACAAGAAAAGAGCTCCTGGTGGAGCCTGAGGATCTTCCCATCAGGTAGTTTGTAAATTTTCTGTATCAGTTCAGGTTTCTTGGCCATTTCCTCTTCATAGTTCATTGCCACGTAGCAGGAGGtctctttgatgtccacaacagtcTTTCTGTCTGCAGCACTGAGCAGCATGATACCGTGGTTCTTCAGTAGCGCCGTGAGGTAGTTGGTGAGGTCAAGGCCTGCCAGATCTAGTTGCTGGACGCCATGCGGCAGACAGTACCCCTCGAAGATGGGCACACACTGGGTAACCCCAGCACCGGAATTCAGCACAAGGCCAGTAGTGAAGCCAGCAGAAAAGAGAGCGAGCACGGCCTGGATGGACATGTAGAAGGCGGGAACACCCAGATGCTCAAAAAACACCTCGGTGATCTGCTGCCGATTGGCCAGTGGGTTCAGCGCCGGCTCAGTGATGAGGACGGGGCCGTCACTGGGCTTGAGCGTCAGGCTGTAGTGGTAGGTGTGCTTCCAAACGACTTCCATGTCCCCCCAGGAGGTAATGACACCGCGCTCCACCGGGTAGCTGTAAGGAAAGCAACAAGACAGACGGCAGCTTTTCCTTTTTCCAGTTCTTACTCCTTTCAAACCGCGCCTAATCCCCCTACTTATTACCACTGTCCCTTAGGGGCATTAACTGTCGCCGCTTCTCAGAGAAGATAATTGTCAACAAAATCAGCACAGCcaccttcctctcaatttttgCGCATCCCCTTTTGTTTCCTCCCCTTTGGAAGAGTGTTTATAACTTTAAAACATTTGAGAATCCCTACACGATCGTACAATTTTAATATCAATTAATATAAGACTAACCCAAATGACAAAACGTACCCCGACCTGAGTAATATTCCTGAATGAATTCGTATGAACGATGAATTATGAACGATAACTTTATTGACGCATTTGAATACATTTGTTTAGACCCGGAGCAGCTATGTTCAGTCTCTAGAGGCCCGTAGCCTCCAAGTCCGCATGGCACCCGGCAGTAAAGCCGCcccgccgccccgccccgcctccCCGCCTCCCCGCCCCGCCTCCCCGCCCCGCCTCCCCGCCTCCCCGCCCCGCCTCCTCGCCTCTCCGCCCCGCCTCACCGCTCTGCCCCGCCTCGCCTCTCCGCCCCGCCCCGCCTCCCCACCGCCCCGCCCCGCCTCCCCGCGGAGCCCCACCTCCCCGCCCCGCCTCCCCTCGGAGCCCTTCCCGCCCCgcctccccaccccgcccccgcTGCCCGCAGAGCCCTTCCCgccctccccacctccccgcCCCAGCCGGCAGGGGTGCCGTACCTGATGGACAGCGAGCTTCTCCGGACCTGCGCCTGGTCGCCCACATACACCTCGTGCTCGCCGTTGGCCGCCCAGTCCGGGCCCTTGGCGCGGCCAGTAATGTTCGCGTACACGAAATGGGGCTCCCGGCTCCCGGCCAGGCCCACCTTGATCACGCCTGAGCCGTTGTCGATCACCACAGGGAGCTGGTAG
It contains:
- the ACTRT3 gene encoding actin-related protein T3 → MFQKSTGEGLDLCLLVGNPSFHDIRLPGPRVGAAQPPERRPRGAGGRCGARAGLPAGRASVTRRSRPGPSTARSRVARRRQAAGGDGGGMSYYQLPVVIDNGSGVIKVGLAGSREPHFVYANITGRAKGPDWAANGEHEVYVGDQAQVRRSSLSISYPVERGVITSWGDMEVVWKHTYHYSLTLKPSDGPVLITEPALNPLANRQQITEVFFEHLGVPAFYMSIQAVLALFSAGFTTGLVLNSGAGVTQCVPIFEGYCLPHGVQQLDLAGLDLTNYLTALLKNHGIMLLSAADRKTVVDIKETSCYVAMNYEEEMAKKPELIQKIYKLPDGKILRLHQELFSCPEALFSPRLVSLEAPGIDKMCFNSIMKCDTDLRNSLFSNILLAGGSTSFPSFDKRLVKDIAKVAPANTPVQVTAPPERKISAWMGGSILASLSAFQDMWITAAEFKEVGPNIVHQRCF